The Aureimonas populi genome includes the window GGCCGAGCGAGTCGTTGCTCCACGCCCCGAGCCGCGCGAGGCGCCCCAGAGGGAGGTGCAGAAGCCGGCGCAGGGCGAGCCGCAACGCGCCTCACCCCCCGCACCTGCCGCGCCCCGTGCGCAGCCCGCCCCGCAGCCGGAGCGCCCGCCGGTGGCGCCCAGCTTCCCGCTCGGGCGCGCGACGCCCGTTCTGCCGGCCGCCTCAGCCCAGCCCTCGGAGGAAGCAGCGCAGCCCAAGCCGCCTGCCCCGCCCGCCGAGCCTGTCGTGGACGAATCGGCCCCCGCGCCGCTGAGCGTCCGCAGCTTTGCTTCCACGATCCAGAATCGGTCGAGCCCTGCGGAAGCAGCGCCTGCCCGAGCGCCGGAGGCTGCGGCCGAGGCCCGGCGCGAGCCGAGCCGCCCGGAGGCGCCCGCCGTCGCGCCGCCCTCGCCGGCTCCGCAGGACGACGACGACGATCTCGCCAGCTTCCTCGAGGATGTTCTGGGCAAGGACGACGGCCCGGCTTCCCCGGAGCCTGAGCGCGCTCCGCAGCCCCCGGCGGCAAGCGGCGAATCGACCGGCGAAGCTCGCGCGCAGGCGGATGCCGAGCCGAAGCTATCGCTGGAGGAAGAGATGGAGCGCCTGCTGCGCGACTTCACCCTCCAGACCGGAGACCGCCGTTAAGAGCGCGTTCCGCGAACCGGCGCCCGGAACAAATCGGGTGGCCAGCTCCAGATTACCGCGAACGAAAAAGGCCCAGCGAAAGCCGGGCCTTTTCAATGTAATGAAAGCAGTTCCTTATTCGTCGCGATAGACTTTTTCGCGCCGCTCGTGGCGCTCCTGCGCTTCGAGCGAGAGGGTCGCGATGGGCCTTGCGTCTAGGCGCTTGAGGCTGATCGGCTCTCCGGTCTCCTCGCAATAGCCGTAGGTTCCCTCCTCGATCCGTTCCAGCGCCGCGTCGATCTTGGAGATCAGCTTGCGCTGGCGGTCGCGGGCGCGCAGCTCGATGGAGCGATCGGTCTCCGAAGAGGCGCGGTCGGCAGCATCGGCAAGATTGGAATTCTCGCGCGCCAGGGTTTCCAGCGTCTCGCGCGCCTCGCGCAGGATATCGGCTTTCCAGGCAAGCAGCTTGCGGCGGAAATACTCCCGCTGGCGGTCGTTCATGAACGCGCCTTCATCGGAGAGAGGGTCGCCGAACGGCAAGGTTTCGCTCATCTCATCCTCCAAGCTGCAAGTGGCGGTGCTTATACCCACGGTTTCCATAGGGAACAAGGCGGTTGTGCCACCCCAGCCCCATGCACGCGCCTGTGCTAAACGACTAGGATTCAAGCCCTTTAGCGGCCGCTGCCTAAAAATCGACGATGACGCTTGCGTGAGCGTTGCCCTCTTGCATCGCCTGCCTCGCACCGTGGATGCGACCTTCGCTCGCTTCGCGGCCGGTTGCCGAAGGGCGCGAGTTCTGCCCTATTTGGTCTCCATGTCGTTCCCCTGTCGCCTGCATCTCTTGCGTCACGCATCCGCCGCCTGGCCGCTGCCGGGCGGTGACGATTACGAGCGCAGCCTCGATGAGGCGGGCCGGCAGCAGGCCCGCGCGCTGGCCCGCATCCTTCGCGAACGGGGGATCGCCTATGACGCGGTGGTCTGCTCCGGCGCGGTCAG containing:
- a CDS encoding SixA phosphatase family protein, whose product is MNAPSSERGSPNGKVSLISSSKLQVAVLIPTVSIGNKAVVPPQPHARACAKRLGFKPFSGRCLKIDDDACVSVALLHRLPRTVDATFARFAAGCRRARVLPYLVSMSFPCRLHLLRHASAAWPLPGGDDYERSLDEAGRQQARALARILRERGIAYDAVVCSGAVRARQTLAALDKASLRTEPVFDDALYHGGPQAYREALGRAGGGTILLLGHNPMIEQFAIDLAAQGEAAALQALHAGFATCALAVLRVDLSGAGYLEEMLDPEDAGAGSCREGRRPPISGLPPA
- the dksA gene encoding RNA polymerase-binding protein DksA, with protein sequence MSETLPFGDPLSDEGAFMNDRQREYFRRKLLAWKADILREARETLETLARENSNLADAADRASSETDRSIELRARDRQRKLISKIDAALERIEEGTYGYCEETGEPISLKRLDARPIATLSLEAQERHERREKVYRDE